In Pyrus communis chromosome 8, drPyrComm1.1, whole genome shotgun sequence, one genomic interval encodes:
- the LOC137743408 gene encoding U1 small nuclear ribonucleoprotein C has product MPRYYCDYCDTYLTHDSPSVRKQHNAGYKHKANVREYYQQFEQEQTQSLIDQRIKEHLGNSAAYGGQPYGNIGAAYNQHLMSQPRLPGMPQMMAPGIRPPVLPRPPVLSAPGYGSAPHMIPMMAPPGAPSMPGQLNAPMRPPPALNPPPAVPGSAAPNASNGAPPMAAPPMYQPNPTAPTSGGYESFNPNTQPPDSSQ; this is encoded by the exons ATGCCAAG GTATTACTGTGATTACTGCGATACTTATTTGACCCACGATTCG CCTTCAGTGAGAAAGCAACACAATGCTGGTTATAAACACAAG GCGAACGTGCGGGAGTACTATCAGCAATTTGAGCAGGAACAAACCCAAAGTTTGATTGACCAACGGATCAAAGAGCACCTTGGCAATTCTGCAGCTTATGGTGGCCAGCCTTACGGGAATATTGGTGCAGCTTACAATCAACATCTAATGTCTCAGCCCCGTCTTCCTGGCATGCCACAAATGATGGCTCCAGGGATTAGGCCTCCTGTTTTGCCAAGACCTCCTGTACTCAGTGCTCCAG GTTACGGCTCTGCTCCACACATGATCCCAATGATGGCTCCACCTGGTGCTCCCAGCATGCCTGGTCAATTAAATGCTCCCATGAGGCCTCCTCCTGCTTTAAATCCTCCACCAGCAGTTCCTGGCAGCGCAGCACCAAATGCTTCTAACGGTGCCCCTCCTATGGCTGCACCTCCGATGTATCAACCCAATCCAACAGCACCAACGAGTGGAGGCTATGAAAGTTTCAATCCGAATACTCAACCTCCTGATTCTAGTCAGTAA